From a single Saimiri boliviensis isolate mSaiBol1 chromosome 7, mSaiBol1.pri, whole genome shotgun sequence genomic region:
- the FMNL3 gene encoding formin-like protein 3 isoform X2, which translates to MGNLESAEGGPGEPPSVPLLLPPGKMPMPEPCELEERFALVLSSMNLPPDKARLLRQYDNEKKWDLICDQERFQVKNPPHTYIQKLQSFLDPSVTRKKFRRRVQESTKVLRELEISLRTNHIGWVREFLNDENKGLDVLVDYLSFAQCSVMFDFEGLESGDDGAFDKLRSWSRSIEDLQPPSALSAPFTNSLARSARQSVLRYSTLPGRRALKNSRLVSQKDDVHVCILCLRAIMNYQYGFNLVMSHPHAVNEIALSLNNKNPRTKALVLELLAAVCLVRGGHEIILAAFDNFKEVCKELHRFEKLMEYFRNEDSNIDFMVACMQFINIVVHSVEDMNFRVHLQYEFTKLGLEEFLQKSRHTESEKLQVQIQAYLDNVFDVGGLLEDAETKNVALEKVEELEEHVSHLTEKLLDLENENMMRVAELEKQLLQREKELESIKETYENTSHQVHTLRRLIKEKEEAFQRRCHLEPSVRGLESMGSEALARVGLAELSEGMPPSDLDLLAPAPPPEEALPLPPPPAPPLPPPPPPLPDKCPPAPPLPGAAPSVVLTVGLSAIRIKKPIKTKFRLPVFNWTALKPNQISGTVFSELDDEKILEDLDLDKFEELFKTKAQGPALDLICSKNKTAQKAASKVTLLEANRAKNLAITLRKAGRSAEEICRAIHTFDLQTLPVDFVECLMRFLPTEAEVKLLRQYERERQPLEELAAEDRFMLLFSKVERLTQRMAGMAFLGNFQDNLQMLTPQLNAIIAASASVKSSQKLKQMLEIILALGNYMNSSKRGAVYGFKLQSLDLLLDTKSTDRKMTLLHFIALTVKEKYPDLANFWHELHFVEKAAAVSLENVLLDVKELGRGMELIRRECSIHDNSVLRNFLSTNEGKLDKLQRDAKTAEEAYNAVVRYFGESPKTTPPSVFFPVFVRFIRSYKEAEQENEARKKQEEVMREKQLAQEAKKLDAKTPSQRNKWQQQELIAELRRRQAKEHRPVYEGKDGTIEDIITGLHCQPIVVHHQARSAALPSGPPRAPGPH; encoded by the exons AGCTCAATGAATCTGCCTCCAGACAAGGCCCGGCTCCTGCGGCAGTATGACAATGAGAAGAAGTGGGATCTGATCTGTGACCAG GAACGATTCCAGGTGAAGAATCCTCCCCACACTTACATTCagaaactccagagcttcttgGACCCCAGTGTAACTCGGAAG AAGTTCAGGAGGAGGGTTCAGGAGTCAACCAAAGTACTAAGGGAGCTGGAGATCTCTCTTCGCACCAACCACATTGG GTGGGTGCGGGAGTTTCTGAACGATGAAAACAAAGGCCTGGATGTGCTGGTGGATTACCTGTCCTTTGCCCAGTGTTCTGTCAT GTTTGACTTTGAGGGTCTGGAGAGTGGTGACGATGGTGCATTTGACAAACTCCGGTCCTGGAGCAGGTCAATCGAGGACCTGCAGCCACCCAGCGCCCTGTCGGCCCCCTTCACCAACAGCCTCGCTCGCTCTGCGCGCCAGTCTGTGCTCCG GTATAGCACTCTCCCTGGGCGCAGGGCCCTGAAGAACTCCCGCCTAGTGAGCCAGAAGGATGACGTCCACGTCTGTATCCTTTGTCTCAGAGCCATCATGAACTATCAG TATGGATTCAACCTGGTCATGTCCCACCCCCATGCTGTCAATGAGATTGCACTTAGCCTCAATAACAAGAATCCAAG GACCAAAGCCCTTGTCTTAGAGCTTCTGGCAGCTGTGTGTTTGGTGCGAGGAGGTCACGAAATCATCCTTGCTGCCTTTGACAATTTCAAAGAG GTATGCAAGGAGCTGCACCGCTTTGAGAAGCTGATGGAATATTTCCGGAATGAGGACAGCAACATCGACTTCATG GTGGCTTGCATGCAGTTCATCAACATCGTGGTGCACTCGGTAGAGGACATGAACTTCCGGGTCCACCTGCAGTATGAGTTTACCAAGCTGGGGCTAGAGGAGTTCCTGCAG AAGTCAAGGCACACAGAGAGCGAGAAGCTGCAGGTGCAGATTCAGGCATACCTGGACAACGTGTTTGATGTCGGGGGTTTGTTGGAGGATGCTGAGACCAAGAATGTAGCTCTGGAGAAGGTGGAGGAGTTGGAGGAGCATGTGTCCCAT CTCACAGAGAAGCTTCTGGACCTAGAGAATGAGAACATGATGCGGGTGGCCGAGCTCGAGAAGCAGCTGCTGCAGCGGGAGAAGGAACTAGAGAGCATCAAG GAGACATACGAGAACACAAGCCACCAGGTGCACACCCTGCGGAGGCTCATtaaagagaaggaggaggcctTCCAGCGTCGATGCCATTTGGAGCCAAGTGTCCGGGGCCTGGAGTCTATGGGCAGTGAGGCCCTGGCCAGAGTAGGCCTTGCAGAGCTGAGTGAGGGCATGCCACCCTCCGACCTAGACCTTCTGGCTCCAGCCCCACCCCCCGAGGaggccctgcctctgcctccaccaCCAGCTCCACCCttgccccctccacctcccccattACCAG ACAAgtgtcccccagccccacctctccCTGGTGCTGCACCCTCTGTGGTGTTGACAGTGGGCCTGTCAG CCATTCGAATTAAGAAACCTATCAAGACCAAGTTCCGGCTGCCTGTCTTCAACTGGACAGCACTGAAACCCAACCAGATCAGTGGCACTGTCTTCAGCGAACTTGACGACGAGAAGATCTTGGAG GACCTGGATCTGGATAAGTTTGAAGAATTATTCAAGACAAAAGCACAGGGCCCTGCCCTTGACCTCATCTGCTCCAAGAACAAGACAGCGCAAAAAGCTGCCAGCAAGGTGACTCTGTTGGAAGCCAATCGTGCCAAGAACCTGGCCATCACCCTACGCAAGGCTGGCCGCTCAGCTGAGGAGATCTGCAGGGCCATTCACAC GTTTGACTTGCAGACGCTACCTGTGGACTTCGTGGAGTGCCTGATGCGCTTCCTGCccacagaggctgaggtgaagctGCTGCGGCAATACGAGCGTGAGCGGCAGCCCCTGGAGGAGTTGGCAGCTGAGGACCGCTTCATGCTGCTCTTCAGCAAGGTGGAGCGGCTGACCCAGCGAATGGCTGGCATGGCCTTCCTGGGGAACTTCCAGGACAACTTGCAGATGCTCACACCG CAACTCAATGCCATCATTGCGGCGTCCGCTTCCGTCAAGTCTTCACAGAAACTGAAGCAGATgttggag ATCATACTTGCACTGGGGAACTACATGAACAGCAGCAAGCGAGGAGCTGTGTATGGCTTCAAGCTCCAGAGCCTGGATCTG CTGTTGGATACCAAGTCCACTGACCGGAAGATGACACTGCTTCATTTCATCGCCTTGACAGTGAAGGAGAAATACCCAGACCTGGCTAACTTCTGGCATGAGCTGCACTTTGTTGAGAAGGCTGCAGCAG TGTCCCTGGAGAACGTGCTGCTGGACGTGAAGGAGCTGGGTCGGGGCATGGAGCTGATTCGGCGGGAGTGCAGCATCCACGACAACAGCGTCCTCCGGAACTTCCTCAGTACCAATGAAGGCAAACTAGACAAGCTCCAGCGGGATGCCAAGACAGCTGAG gagGCCTACAATGCAGTTGTGCGCTACTTTGGCGAGAGTCCCAAGACCACACCTCCTTCTGTATTCTTCCCAGTATTTGTCCGATTCATTCGTTCTTACAAG GAAGCAGAGCAAGAGAATGAAGCCCGCAAGAAGCAGGAGGAGGTAATGCGGGAGAAGCAGCTGGCTCAGGAAGCCAAGAAActggatgccaag ACTCCATCCCAGAGGAACAAGTGGCAACAGCAGGAGTTAATAGCAGAGTTGAGGCGGCGCCAGGCCAAGGAACACAGGCCTGTTTATGAGGGAAAGGATGGTACCATCGAGGACATCATCACAG GCCTCCACTGCCAGCCTATTGTTGTTCACCACCAAGCCAGGAGTGCTGCGCTGCCCAGTGGCCCCCCTCGGGCTCCAGGTCCCCATTGA
- the FMNL3 gene encoding formin-like protein 3 isoform X6, translating into MGNLESAEGGPGEPPSVPLLLPPGKMPMPEPCELEERFALVLSSMNLPPDKARLLRQYDNEKKWDLICDQERFQVKNPPHTYIQKLQSFLDPSVTRKKFRRRVQESTKVLRELEISLRTNHIGWVREFLNDENKGLDVLVDYLSFAQCSVMYSTLPGRRALKNSRLVSQKDDVHVCILCLRAIMNYQYGFNLVMSHPHAVNEIALSLNNKNPRTKALVLELLAAVCLVRGGHEIILAAFDNFKEVCKELHRFEKLMEYFRNEDSNIDFMVACMQFINIVVHSVEDMNFRVHLQYEFTKLGLEEFLQKSRHTESEKLQVQIQAYLDNVFDVGGLLEDAETKNVALEKVEELEEHVSHLTEKLLDLENENMMRVAELEKQLLQREKELESIKETYENTSHQVHTLRRLIKEKEEAFQRRCHLEPSVRGLESMGSEALARVGLAELSEGMPPSDLDLLAPAPPPEEALPLPPPPAPPLPPPPPPLPDKCPPAPPLPGAAPSVVLTVGLSAIRIKKPIKTKFRLPVFNWTALKPNQISGTVFSELDDEKILEDLDLDKFEELFKTKAQGPALDLICSKNKTAQKAASKVTLLEANRAKNLAITLRKAGRSAEEICRAIHTFDLQTLPVDFVECLMRFLPTEAEVKLLRQYERERQPLEELAAEDRFMLLFSKVERLTQRMAGMAFLGNFQDNLQMLTPQLNAIIAASASVKSSQKLKQMLEIILALGNYMNSSKRGAVYGFKLQSLDLLLDTKSTDRKMTLLHFIALTVKEKYPDLANFWHELHFVEKAAAVSLENVLLDVKELGRGMELIRRECSIHDNSVLRNFLSTNEGKLDKLQRDAKTAEEAYNAVVRYFGESPKTTPPSVFFPVFVRFIRSYKEAEQENEARKKQEEVMREKQLAQEAKKLDAKTPSQRNKWQQQELIAELRRRQAKEHRPVYEGKDGTIEDIITGLHCQPIVVHHQARSAALPSGPPRAPGPH; encoded by the exons AGCTCAATGAATCTGCCTCCAGACAAGGCCCGGCTCCTGCGGCAGTATGACAATGAGAAGAAGTGGGATCTGATCTGTGACCAG GAACGATTCCAGGTGAAGAATCCTCCCCACACTTACATTCagaaactccagagcttcttgGACCCCAGTGTAACTCGGAAG AAGTTCAGGAGGAGGGTTCAGGAGTCAACCAAAGTACTAAGGGAGCTGGAGATCTCTCTTCGCACCAACCACATTGG GTGGGTGCGGGAGTTTCTGAACGATGAAAACAAAGGCCTGGATGTGCTGGTGGATTACCTGTCCTTTGCCCAGTGTTCTGTCAT GTATAGCACTCTCCCTGGGCGCAGGGCCCTGAAGAACTCCCGCCTAGTGAGCCAGAAGGATGACGTCCACGTCTGTATCCTTTGTCTCAGAGCCATCATGAACTATCAG TATGGATTCAACCTGGTCATGTCCCACCCCCATGCTGTCAATGAGATTGCACTTAGCCTCAATAACAAGAATCCAAG GACCAAAGCCCTTGTCTTAGAGCTTCTGGCAGCTGTGTGTTTGGTGCGAGGAGGTCACGAAATCATCCTTGCTGCCTTTGACAATTTCAAAGAG GTATGCAAGGAGCTGCACCGCTTTGAGAAGCTGATGGAATATTTCCGGAATGAGGACAGCAACATCGACTTCATG GTGGCTTGCATGCAGTTCATCAACATCGTGGTGCACTCGGTAGAGGACATGAACTTCCGGGTCCACCTGCAGTATGAGTTTACCAAGCTGGGGCTAGAGGAGTTCCTGCAG AAGTCAAGGCACACAGAGAGCGAGAAGCTGCAGGTGCAGATTCAGGCATACCTGGACAACGTGTTTGATGTCGGGGGTTTGTTGGAGGATGCTGAGACCAAGAATGTAGCTCTGGAGAAGGTGGAGGAGTTGGAGGAGCATGTGTCCCAT CTCACAGAGAAGCTTCTGGACCTAGAGAATGAGAACATGATGCGGGTGGCCGAGCTCGAGAAGCAGCTGCTGCAGCGGGAGAAGGAACTAGAGAGCATCAAG GAGACATACGAGAACACAAGCCACCAGGTGCACACCCTGCGGAGGCTCATtaaagagaaggaggaggcctTCCAGCGTCGATGCCATTTGGAGCCAAGTGTCCGGGGCCTGGAGTCTATGGGCAGTGAGGCCCTGGCCAGAGTAGGCCTTGCAGAGCTGAGTGAGGGCATGCCACCCTCCGACCTAGACCTTCTGGCTCCAGCCCCACCCCCCGAGGaggccctgcctctgcctccaccaCCAGCTCCACCCttgccccctccacctcccccattACCAG ACAAgtgtcccccagccccacctctccCTGGTGCTGCACCCTCTGTGGTGTTGACAGTGGGCCTGTCAG CCATTCGAATTAAGAAACCTATCAAGACCAAGTTCCGGCTGCCTGTCTTCAACTGGACAGCACTGAAACCCAACCAGATCAGTGGCACTGTCTTCAGCGAACTTGACGACGAGAAGATCTTGGAG GACCTGGATCTGGATAAGTTTGAAGAATTATTCAAGACAAAAGCACAGGGCCCTGCCCTTGACCTCATCTGCTCCAAGAACAAGACAGCGCAAAAAGCTGCCAGCAAGGTGACTCTGTTGGAAGCCAATCGTGCCAAGAACCTGGCCATCACCCTACGCAAGGCTGGCCGCTCAGCTGAGGAGATCTGCAGGGCCATTCACAC GTTTGACTTGCAGACGCTACCTGTGGACTTCGTGGAGTGCCTGATGCGCTTCCTGCccacagaggctgaggtgaagctGCTGCGGCAATACGAGCGTGAGCGGCAGCCCCTGGAGGAGTTGGCAGCTGAGGACCGCTTCATGCTGCTCTTCAGCAAGGTGGAGCGGCTGACCCAGCGAATGGCTGGCATGGCCTTCCTGGGGAACTTCCAGGACAACTTGCAGATGCTCACACCG CAACTCAATGCCATCATTGCGGCGTCCGCTTCCGTCAAGTCTTCACAGAAACTGAAGCAGATgttggag ATCATACTTGCACTGGGGAACTACATGAACAGCAGCAAGCGAGGAGCTGTGTATGGCTTCAAGCTCCAGAGCCTGGATCTG CTGTTGGATACCAAGTCCACTGACCGGAAGATGACACTGCTTCATTTCATCGCCTTGACAGTGAAGGAGAAATACCCAGACCTGGCTAACTTCTGGCATGAGCTGCACTTTGTTGAGAAGGCTGCAGCAG TGTCCCTGGAGAACGTGCTGCTGGACGTGAAGGAGCTGGGTCGGGGCATGGAGCTGATTCGGCGGGAGTGCAGCATCCACGACAACAGCGTCCTCCGGAACTTCCTCAGTACCAATGAAGGCAAACTAGACAAGCTCCAGCGGGATGCCAAGACAGCTGAG gagGCCTACAATGCAGTTGTGCGCTACTTTGGCGAGAGTCCCAAGACCACACCTCCTTCTGTATTCTTCCCAGTATTTGTCCGATTCATTCGTTCTTACAAG GAAGCAGAGCAAGAGAATGAAGCCCGCAAGAAGCAGGAGGAGGTAATGCGGGAGAAGCAGCTGGCTCAGGAAGCCAAGAAActggatgccaag ACTCCATCCCAGAGGAACAAGTGGCAACAGCAGGAGTTAATAGCAGAGTTGAGGCGGCGCCAGGCCAAGGAACACAGGCCTGTTTATGAGGGAAAGGATGGTACCATCGAGGACATCATCACAG GCCTCCACTGCCAGCCTATTGTTGTTCACCACCAAGCCAGGAGTGCTGCGCTGCCCAGTGGCCCCCCTCGGGCTCCAGGTCCCCATTGA
- the FMNL3 gene encoding formin-like protein 3 isoform X5: MGNLESAEGGPGEPPSVPLLLPPGKMPMPEPCELEERFALVLSSMNLPPDKARLLRQYDNEKKWDLICDQERFQVKNPPHTYIQKLQSFLDPSVTRKKFRRRVQESTKVLRELEISLRTNHIGWVREFLNDENKGLDVLVDYLSFAQCSVMYSTLPGRRALKNSRLVSQKDDVHVCILCLRAIMNYQYGFNLVMSHPHAVNEIALSLNNKNPRTKALVLELLAAVCLVRGGHEIILAAFDNFKEVCKELHRFEKLMEYFRNEDSNIDFMVACMQFINIVVHSVEDMNFRVHLQYEFTKLGLEEFLQKSRHTESEKLQVQIQAYLDNVFDVGGLLEDAETKNVALEKVEELEEHVSHLTEKLLDLENENMMRVAELEKQLLQREKELESIKETYENTSHQVHTLRRLIKEKEEAFQRRCHLEPSVRGLESMGSEALARVGLAELSEGMPPSDLDLLAPAPPPEEALPLPPPPAPPLPPPPPPLPDKCPPAPPLPGAAPSVVLTVGLSAIRIKKPIKTKFRLPVFNWTALKPNQISGTVFSELDDEKILEDLDLDKFEELFKTKAQGPALDLICSKNKTAQKAASKVTLLEANRAKNLAITLRKAGRSAEEICRAIHTFDLQTLPVDFVECLMRFLPTEAEVKLLRQYERERQPLEELAAEDRFMLLFSKVERLTQRMAGMAFLGNFQDNLQMLTPQLNAIIAASASVKSSQKLKQMLEIILALGNYMNSSKRGAVYGFKLQSLDLLLDTKSTDRKMTLLHFIALTVKEKYPDLANFWHELHFVEKAAAVSLENVLLDVKELGRGMELIRRECSIHDNSVLRNFLSTNEGKLDKLQRDAKTAEEAYNAVVRYFGESPKTTPPSVFFPVFVRFIRSYKEAEQENEARKKQEEVMREKQLAQEAKKLDAKTPSQRNKWQQQELIAELRRRQAKEHRPVYEGKDGTIEDIITVLKSVPFTARTAKRGSRFFCDAAHHDESNC; this comes from the exons AGCTCAATGAATCTGCCTCCAGACAAGGCCCGGCTCCTGCGGCAGTATGACAATGAGAAGAAGTGGGATCTGATCTGTGACCAG GAACGATTCCAGGTGAAGAATCCTCCCCACACTTACATTCagaaactccagagcttcttgGACCCCAGTGTAACTCGGAAG AAGTTCAGGAGGAGGGTTCAGGAGTCAACCAAAGTACTAAGGGAGCTGGAGATCTCTCTTCGCACCAACCACATTGG GTGGGTGCGGGAGTTTCTGAACGATGAAAACAAAGGCCTGGATGTGCTGGTGGATTACCTGTCCTTTGCCCAGTGTTCTGTCAT GTATAGCACTCTCCCTGGGCGCAGGGCCCTGAAGAACTCCCGCCTAGTGAGCCAGAAGGATGACGTCCACGTCTGTATCCTTTGTCTCAGAGCCATCATGAACTATCAG TATGGATTCAACCTGGTCATGTCCCACCCCCATGCTGTCAATGAGATTGCACTTAGCCTCAATAACAAGAATCCAAG GACCAAAGCCCTTGTCTTAGAGCTTCTGGCAGCTGTGTGTTTGGTGCGAGGAGGTCACGAAATCATCCTTGCTGCCTTTGACAATTTCAAAGAG GTATGCAAGGAGCTGCACCGCTTTGAGAAGCTGATGGAATATTTCCGGAATGAGGACAGCAACATCGACTTCATG GTGGCTTGCATGCAGTTCATCAACATCGTGGTGCACTCGGTAGAGGACATGAACTTCCGGGTCCACCTGCAGTATGAGTTTACCAAGCTGGGGCTAGAGGAGTTCCTGCAG AAGTCAAGGCACACAGAGAGCGAGAAGCTGCAGGTGCAGATTCAGGCATACCTGGACAACGTGTTTGATGTCGGGGGTTTGTTGGAGGATGCTGAGACCAAGAATGTAGCTCTGGAGAAGGTGGAGGAGTTGGAGGAGCATGTGTCCCAT CTCACAGAGAAGCTTCTGGACCTAGAGAATGAGAACATGATGCGGGTGGCCGAGCTCGAGAAGCAGCTGCTGCAGCGGGAGAAGGAACTAGAGAGCATCAAG GAGACATACGAGAACACAAGCCACCAGGTGCACACCCTGCGGAGGCTCATtaaagagaaggaggaggcctTCCAGCGTCGATGCCATTTGGAGCCAAGTGTCCGGGGCCTGGAGTCTATGGGCAGTGAGGCCCTGGCCAGAGTAGGCCTTGCAGAGCTGAGTGAGGGCATGCCACCCTCCGACCTAGACCTTCTGGCTCCAGCCCCACCCCCCGAGGaggccctgcctctgcctccaccaCCAGCTCCACCCttgccccctccacctcccccattACCAG ACAAgtgtcccccagccccacctctccCTGGTGCTGCACCCTCTGTGGTGTTGACAGTGGGCCTGTCAG CCATTCGAATTAAGAAACCTATCAAGACCAAGTTCCGGCTGCCTGTCTTCAACTGGACAGCACTGAAACCCAACCAGATCAGTGGCACTGTCTTCAGCGAACTTGACGACGAGAAGATCTTGGAG GACCTGGATCTGGATAAGTTTGAAGAATTATTCAAGACAAAAGCACAGGGCCCTGCCCTTGACCTCATCTGCTCCAAGAACAAGACAGCGCAAAAAGCTGCCAGCAAGGTGACTCTGTTGGAAGCCAATCGTGCCAAGAACCTGGCCATCACCCTACGCAAGGCTGGCCGCTCAGCTGAGGAGATCTGCAGGGCCATTCACAC GTTTGACTTGCAGACGCTACCTGTGGACTTCGTGGAGTGCCTGATGCGCTTCCTGCccacagaggctgaggtgaagctGCTGCGGCAATACGAGCGTGAGCGGCAGCCCCTGGAGGAGTTGGCAGCTGAGGACCGCTTCATGCTGCTCTTCAGCAAGGTGGAGCGGCTGACCCAGCGAATGGCTGGCATGGCCTTCCTGGGGAACTTCCAGGACAACTTGCAGATGCTCACACCG CAACTCAATGCCATCATTGCGGCGTCCGCTTCCGTCAAGTCTTCACAGAAACTGAAGCAGATgttggag ATCATACTTGCACTGGGGAACTACATGAACAGCAGCAAGCGAGGAGCTGTGTATGGCTTCAAGCTCCAGAGCCTGGATCTG CTGTTGGATACCAAGTCCACTGACCGGAAGATGACACTGCTTCATTTCATCGCCTTGACAGTGAAGGAGAAATACCCAGACCTGGCTAACTTCTGGCATGAGCTGCACTTTGTTGAGAAGGCTGCAGCAG TGTCCCTGGAGAACGTGCTGCTGGACGTGAAGGAGCTGGGTCGGGGCATGGAGCTGATTCGGCGGGAGTGCAGCATCCACGACAACAGCGTCCTCCGGAACTTCCTCAGTACCAATGAAGGCAAACTAGACAAGCTCCAGCGGGATGCCAAGACAGCTGAG gagGCCTACAATGCAGTTGTGCGCTACTTTGGCGAGAGTCCCAAGACCACACCTCCTTCTGTATTCTTCCCAGTATTTGTCCGATTCATTCGTTCTTACAAG GAAGCAGAGCAAGAGAATGAAGCCCGCAAGAAGCAGGAGGAGGTAATGCGGGAGAAGCAGCTGGCTCAGGAAGCCAAGAAActggatgccaag ACTCCATCCCAGAGGAACAAGTGGCAACAGCAGGAGTTAATAGCAGAGTTGAGGCGGCGCCAGGCCAAGGAACACAGGCCTGTTTATGAGGGAAAGGATGGTACCATCGAGGACATCATCACAG TGCTGAAGAGTGTCCCTTTCACGGCCCGTACTGCCAAGCGGGGCTCACGCTTCTTCTGTGATGCAGCCCACCATGATGAGTCAAACTGTTAG